A part of Terriglobus roseus genomic DNA contains:
- a CDS encoding Ada metal-binding domain-containing protein: MPTGPWPSSRDYVEAVQNPGVAFQDPDLRTSVPAIDRLGMPFVTSGQFAYVFKLNTSSSKAQAVRCFRGAVGDRQDRYQKIDDHLDKVSAPCFVSFEYDPQGILVGGQRYPIQVMEWIGGYPLDVYLPNVLGRKDMLKFLADQWLKALATLRDGGMAHGDLQHGNVIVDESNSLRLVDLDGMYVPSMVGWKSSELGHRHYQHPKRSAEYFDATLDNFSGLVIHLSLLALGEQPSLWQEFHDENLIFVKSDFEAPQASKLLGKIKLIGGDCKRLAEALEKACSEDPSRCPSVLDLIGTVPSKLPSWMINSPVVAVQQSTREVKPGQVPPPVVSNSFPFADQRKSAGKPWYLATSAGVTPQPQVTFTTVLQPVKMSVREVARQTVAHAFLGVFAIWLIIPLLRMPFVWLGASSLTATWLAIVAYLTTCSVLAYRRVARGIKPPLASPSANVSVVQAVSAPPPAVRPVPNATLGAVPVQSSRLIQKYSLLGSHQAGFSNPASRPQPKPQPGLTPRKVITRSPVAIPNPLVGSSIRLIYHRPSCKWALKISQRNRVRFSSEVDAKARGYRPCSVCSP; the protein is encoded by the coding sequence ATGCCTACTGGTCCGTGGCCCAGCTCGCGCGATTACGTCGAAGCAGTTCAGAACCCCGGTGTGGCATTTCAAGACCCCGACCTTAGAACATCGGTTCCCGCAATAGACCGACTCGGTATGCCATTCGTCACATCTGGCCAGTTCGCCTATGTGTTCAAACTGAATACTTCTAGTAGCAAGGCGCAAGCGGTTCGCTGTTTTCGTGGTGCAGTTGGCGACCGACAAGACCGATATCAGAAAATCGACGACCACCTAGACAAGGTTTCGGCTCCTTGCTTTGTGAGCTTCGAGTACGATCCTCAGGGCATCCTGGTTGGGGGCCAGCGATACCCGATTCAGGTGATGGAGTGGATAGGCGGCTATCCTCTCGACGTGTATCTTCCAAATGTTCTGGGTAGGAAGGACATGCTGAAGTTCCTGGCCGATCAATGGCTCAAGGCACTGGCAACACTGCGCGATGGAGGCATGGCCCACGGCGATCTCCAGCACGGCAACGTTATCGTGGACGAGAGTAATTCCTTACGCCTTGTTGATCTCGATGGAATGTATGTGCCCTCAATGGTGGGCTGGAAGTCTTCTGAACTTGGCCATCGCCACTACCAGCACCCCAAACGATCAGCGGAATATTTCGATGCTACCCTCGACAACTTTTCAGGTCTCGTCATCCATCTTTCTCTGCTCGCTTTGGGAGAGCAGCCAAGTTTGTGGCAGGAATTTCATGACGAGAATCTTATCTTCGTCAAGAGCGATTTTGAGGCTCCACAGGCGTCCAAACTCTTAGGAAAAATCAAGCTCATTGGTGGAGACTGCAAGCGGCTAGCCGAAGCGCTTGAAAAGGCTTGCTCAGAAGACCCATCACGTTGTCCCTCAGTGTTGGACCTCATAGGGACTGTGCCGTCGAAGCTGCCTTCCTGGATGATCAACTCGCCAGTGGTTGCTGTCCAGCAGTCTACCCGCGAAGTGAAGCCCGGACAGGTACCACCGCCCGTCGTTTCGAACAGCTTCCCGTTCGCTGACCAGCGCAAAAGCGCTGGAAAGCCCTGGTATCTCGCAACATCAGCGGGAGTTACTCCGCAACCTCAGGTCACATTTACGACCGTACTCCAGCCGGTCAAAATGTCAGTTCGTGAGGTTGCGCGTCAGACGGTGGCCCATGCGTTTCTTGGGGTCTTCGCCATCTGGTTGATCATCCCGTTGTTACGGATGCCGTTCGTTTGGCTTGGAGCTTCATCACTAACGGCCACTTGGCTGGCCATTGTTGCGTATCTGACCACATGCAGTGTGCTCGCCTATCGCCGCGTAGCCAGAGGAATAAAGCCACCGCTCGCCTCTCCGTCCGCGAACGTGAGTGTAGTCCAAGCGGTTTCAGCTCCGCCTCCTGCCGTACGTCCGGTGCCGAACGCAACACTAGGGGCAGTTCCTGTTCAATCGTCGCGCCTGATACAAAAGTATTCGCTTCTTGGCTCGCATCAGGCTGGCTTCTCAAATCCCGCCTCGCGACCTCAGCCTAAGCCTCAGCCTGGGCTTACACCGAGAAAAGTCATAACCAGAAGCCCGGTTGCCATCCCGAACCCACTCGTCGGGAGTTCGATTAGGCTGATCTACCATAGGCCATCCTGCAAATGGGCCTTAAAGATTTCGCAACGCAACCGTGTGCGTTTCAGTTCCGAGGTAGATGCAAAAGCGCGTGGATACAGGCCGTGTAGCGTATGTTCACCATAG
- a CDS encoding protein phosphatase 2C domain-containing protein — translation MNGSGWHFSVSQFLLPKAGSLASECEDAAALSLKQGRFCVADGATEAYDSRRWARLLTKCWAASSHLLTREEFEPWLSALGDRLERRWTRRALPWYAEEKARGGAFAAFVGIAFIPSEKYLAWQAVALGDSCLVHLRNRTIVNALPISEPEAFGYHPTLIPSKLHRQQGIGEQLTVRSGKVASHDTFLLLTDAIAAWYLRMSLDDSPRVHDLAQLLDSRDTLGFVNFIEQERDQKRLRNDDVAIMRITLEGPPAHAVTV, via the coding sequence ATGAACGGTAGTGGTTGGCATTTCTCCGTGTCACAATTTCTGTTGCCCAAAGCTGGGTCGCTGGCCTCTGAATGTGAGGACGCAGCGGCGCTGTCTCTTAAGCAAGGTCGTTTCTGCGTCGCAGACGGCGCTACTGAAGCCTACGATTCAAGGCGATGGGCAAGACTGCTAACTAAGTGTTGGGCAGCTAGCAGCCACTTACTAACACGAGAAGAATTCGAGCCATGGCTTTCCGCCTTGGGGGACCGACTTGAACGTCGTTGGACCCGTCGAGCATTGCCGTGGTACGCAGAAGAAAAGGCAAGAGGGGGAGCCTTTGCTGCCTTCGTCGGGATTGCGTTCATCCCGTCGGAAAAATACCTCGCCTGGCAAGCGGTGGCATTGGGAGATAGTTGTCTAGTTCATCTCCGAAATAGAACGATTGTGAACGCGCTGCCGATTAGTGAGCCGGAGGCTTTTGGATATCACCCAACGCTTATCCCTTCCAAACTTCACAGACAGCAAGGAATTGGGGAGCAACTTACGGTCAGGTCCGGCAAGGTCGCATCGCACGATACATTCTTGTTGCTCACCGACGCAATTGCAGCTTGGTATCTCCGCATGTCCCTAGACGATTCTCCCCGTGTCCATGACTTGGCGCAACTATTGGATTCAAGGGACACTCTTGGCTTTGTTAATTTCATCGAGCAAGAACGTGACCAAAAGCGCCTTCGCAACGATGACGTGGCGATAATGCGAATCACTCTCGAAGGGCCGCCAGCTCACGCAGTGACGGTTTGA
- a CDS encoding vWA domain-containing protein, producing MPYTAEISRSNPTCFIFLLDQSGSMAENFGESGVRKADFLADVVNRTLHDLVIRCTRMEEIRSYYQISIIGYGASVGPVFSGSLSGRSHVPVGEVADLPARLENRTKRVPDGAGGLVEQQVRFPVWIDPTANGGTPMCDAFGQVRSLLEQWLHEHPNCFPPTVLHITDGESTDGDPSGVANQILSMGTSDGPVLLFNCHVSSRHTVKIEYPGDESQLPDDFARMLFKISTPLPGVFQQAASNMGLKTSDGARGFVFNGDPVSVAQFFEIGTRPANLR from the coding sequence ATGCCCTATACAGCCGAAATCAGCCGCAGCAATCCCACTTGTTTTATCTTCCTGTTGGACCAGTCCGGATCGATGGCCGAGAATTTTGGAGAAAGCGGTGTGCGGAAGGCGGATTTTCTCGCTGATGTCGTTAATCGCACCCTACATGATCTAGTCATTCGCTGCACGCGCATGGAAGAGATACGTAGCTACTACCAAATTTCAATCATCGGGTACGGAGCATCCGTAGGTCCTGTTTTCAGCGGTTCGCTCAGCGGACGTTCGCATGTGCCTGTGGGAGAGGTTGCCGATTTGCCCGCGCGGTTGGAGAACCGCACCAAAAGGGTTCCAGATGGTGCGGGCGGTCTTGTAGAACAGCAAGTCAGGTTTCCAGTATGGATTGATCCGACAGCGAACGGAGGCACTCCTATGTGCGATGCTTTCGGCCAGGTTCGCTCTCTACTAGAGCAGTGGCTTCATGAGCATCCCAACTGCTTTCCGCCAACGGTACTGCACATCACAGATGGTGAATCTACAGACGGCGATCCATCTGGGGTCGCCAACCAAATCTTGTCCATGGGGACTAGCGACGGTCCGGTGTTATTGTTCAATTGCCACGTCTCTTCGCGTCATACCGTGAAGATCGAATATCCGGGAGATGAATCGCAGCTGCCCGATGACTTTGCTCGCATGTTGTTCAAAATATCGACGCCACTTCCAGGAGTATTCCAGCAAGCGGCTTCCAATATGGGTCTCAAAACTTCCGACGGAGCGCGTGGCTTTGTCTTCAACGGGGACCCGGTATCCGTAGCGCAATTCTTCGAGATCGGGACACGGCCAGCGAATCTACGATGA